From a single Paramisgurnus dabryanus chromosome 17, PD_genome_1.1, whole genome shotgun sequence genomic region:
- the col10a1a gene encoding collagen, type X, alpha 1a, translating to MELRVASILLLFVALTAAHGERYVIKKAIKAQPQYQPYKGQVVPAAGEPGIPGEPGPAGPPGPPGPPGEYGEGLPGPQGPPGPPGPAGYSAPGKPGSPGGPGKPGATGAPGPKGDSGATGAQGPRGMPGPSGSPGPQGFSAPGKPGPAGLPGSAGPRGEPGAKGHPGYPGAQGQKGERGIGVQGPPGESGPTGATGAPGKPGEPGIGRPGQTGSPGEPGKPGSPGRDGERGPTGLTGPKGHTGAPGIGMAGKPGENGAPGLPGPTGPKGPQGATGAPGTPGSPGYGKPGENGAKGERGPSGLPGAVGPKGEPGAKGHTGYPGATGPAGPAGAQGARGLPGERGATGDKGHPGPMGAPGQKGHRGEQGPQGVEGKQGYAGPTGPAGPRGATGAPGSKGEIGHTGAPGAPGASGPAGPKGLQGHSGPAGERGETGAPGPRGAVGPAGPAGPTGLKGHPGLPGTPGPAGLAAKGIPGPQGPPGLPGVDGSSGLPGPAGPPGPPGPPGEIVYEKGHVESEFPVLVKSPVSAFTATTVTPYPPSGTPIKFDQIVYNAEQHYDPETGLFTCQIPGIYYFSYNVHVNGANALVALYKNSDPVLFTYDEYNKGFLDQMSGSAVLQLNEQDTVYVQIPDDEANGVFAADNVHCSFTGFLIAST from the coding sequence tGGTGCCTGCAGCTGGAGAACCTGGCATCCCTGGTGAGCCAGGACCAGCTGGACCTCCTGGACCCCCTGGACCCCCAGGAGAATATGGAGAAGGACTGCCTGGGCCACAGGGACCACCTGGACCACCCGGACCTGCTGGCTACTCTGCACCTGGCAAACCTGGCTCTCCAGGTGGACCTGGCAAACCTGGCGCCACAGGTGCACCTGGACCAAAAGGAGACTCTGGTGCAACTGGTGCTCAAGGTCCCAGGGGCATGCCTGGCCCTTCTGGTAGCCCAGGACCCCAAGGTTTCTCTGCCCCCGGCAAACCCGGACCAGCAGGTCTTCCAGGATCAGCTGGACCAAGGGGAGAGCCAGGTGCTAAAGGACATCCAGGTTACCCTGGTGCACAAGGGCAGAAAGGAGAGAGAGGCATTGGTGTTCAGGGACCTCCTGGTGAGTCCGGCCCAACAGGTGCAACAGGTGCTCCAGGGAAGCCCGGTGAGCCTGGCATTGGAAGACCTGGCCAAACTGGATCTCCTGGTGAGCCAGGAAAACCAGGCTCACCTGGTCGCGATGGGGAGCGTGGACCAACAGGATTGACAGGTCCAAAAGGTCATACCGGAGCTCCAGGCATTGGAATGGCTGGCAAGCCAGGTGAAAATGGTGCCCCAGGTTTGCCTGGCCCTACTGGCCCCAAAGGTCCACAAGGAGCAACTGGTGCACCCGGTACTCCTGGTTCTCCAGGTTATGGCAAACCAGGTGAAAATGGTGCAAAAGGTGAAAGGGGACCATCAGGTCTCCCAGGTGCAGTAGGCCCAAAAGGTGAGCCAGGTGCTAAAGGGCATACTGGATATCCAGGTGCTACAGGCCCTGCAGGCCCAGCTGGTGCTCAGGGTGCAAGGGGTTTGCCAGGTGAGAGGGGAGCAACAGGAGATAAGGGTCACCCAGGTCCAATGGGAGCTCCAGGGCAAAAGGGACATAGGGGAGAGCAGGGACCACAGGGGGTTGAAGGCAAGCAAGGTTATGCAGGGCCAACAGGCCCAGCAGGTCCAAGAGGAGCTACAGGTGCTCCAGGTAGCAAAGGGGAAATTGGCCACACTGGTGCTCCTGGTGCCCCCGGAGCATCTGGTCCTGCAGGACCAAAGGGTCTTCAAGGACATTCTGGTCCAGCAGGTGAAAGGGGAGAGACAGGTGCTCCTGGCCCAAGAGGCGCTGTTGGCCCTGCAGGTCCTGCTGGTCCTACAGGCCTTAAAGGTCACCCTGGTCTTCCTGGTACTCCTGGCCCCGCAGGTTTGGCTGCAAAGGGAATTCCTGGACCTCAGGGTCCTCCTGGACTTCCCGGAGTCGATGGGTCTTCTGGACTCCCAGGTCCTGCTGGACCTCCTGGCCCACCTGGTCCCCCTGGTGAGATTGTTTATGAGAAGGGTCATGTTGAATCAGAGTTCCCAGTCCTTGTCAAGAGTCCAGTGTCTGCATTCACTGCTACAACTGTGACACCTTATCCCCCATCTGGTACCCCAATTAAGTTTGATCAGATTGTGTACAATGCAGAGCAGCATTATGATCCTGAGACAGGTCTGTTCACCTGCCAGATTCCAGGAATTTACTACTTCTCCTACAACGTGCATGTAAATGGTGCTAATGCCTTGGTGGCGCTTTATAAAAACAGCGATCCAGTTCTGTTCACCTATGATGAGTACAACAAGGGTTTCCTGGACCAGATGTCTGGCAGTGCCGTCCTTCAGCTCAATGAGCAGGACACCGTTTATGTCCAGATCCCCGATGATGAGGCTAATGGTGTTTTTGCTGCTGATAATGTCCATTGCTCCTTCACTGGGTTCCTGATCGCCTCCACGTGA
- the marcksb gene encoding myristoylated alanine-rich protein kinase C substrate b — translation MGAQISKNGAKEETAADKPSEAVNKSNGQENGHAKTNGNAEAATEDVQANGKHSPDGEVKAEEGKAEEEGAEKAAPEGDGETSAVANGEDAAKPEENGAASTSSEPAKQKKRFSFKKPFKLSGFSFKKTAKKEAEEAAAPAAAENGEEEKKDAEPESAEAKPEASSEEAKTETPAEEPKAEEPTESKEEKPSNEVVEEKQAEAAPQEPAAAESSDAPAAATE, via the exons ATGGGAGCGCAAATCTCCAAAAACGGCGCAAAAGAGGAGACCGCTGCCGATAAACCTTCAGAGGCAGTGAATAAATCAAACGGGCAG GAGAATGGCCATGCCAAAACCAATGGGAATGCAGAAGCCGCCACCGAGGATGTGCAGGCCAATGGCAAACACTCCCCTGATGGAGAGGTAAAAGCAGAAGAAGGGAAAGCCGAGGAAGAAGGTGCCGAGAAGGCCGCTCCAGAAGGTGATGGCGAAACCTCCGCCGTCGCAAACGGCGAGGACGCGGCCAAGCCGGAGGAAAACGGCGCCGCTTCTACGAGCAGCGAGCCTGCAAAGCAGAAAAAGCGCTTCTCCTTCAAGAAACCATTTAAATTGAGTGGCTTCTCGTTTAAGAAGACCGCCAAAAAAGAAGCTGAAGAGGCGGCTGCGCCGGCCGCTGCCGAGAATGGCGAGGAGGAAAAGAAGGATGCCGAACCCGAGTCTGCCGAGGCCAAACCCGAGGCCTCCAGCGAGGAAGCCAAGACGGAGACTCCAGCCGAGGAACCCAAAGCTGAGGAACCAACTGAAAGCAAGGAGGAGAAACCATCCAATGAGGTCGTCGAGGAGAAGCAAGCAGAGGCCGCACCTCAAGAACCAGCAGCTGCGGAAAGTTCGGATGCTCCGGCTGCTGCCACTGAGTAA